The proteins below are encoded in one region of Drosophila santomea strain STO CAGO 1482 chromosome 2R, Prin_Dsan_1.1, whole genome shotgun sequence:
- the LOC120445183 gene encoding zinc finger protein swm isoform X2 codes for MILENSDKLKDWLSVVLEPLCDADSSALARYVIALLKKDKSDKDLKRIMIEQLDVFLSEETTRFVERLFDAIASEEYLTVPAAPLITASSASTAELELDQELALAIDGAQDDIEAVLAADSPPPPPKENVIHTDSNQVKLEQASQDAREAEALAFISQEAGIAMHASTDAKLSFDHKTKDSHNQQSASNYQHHHVRSASPPGRSSGISGGGGSGAGGAGLAAGYADKENQPRDSRRRRASLRSRSRSRSRSNERTFRRSRSRDRRVNEREKTQRQFRNKSPPGSQADNRHHGRRNFDRRRIGGNAEDRPRFGNNKSRRSHSRSMSPERNARRNQNSPDRVQAAQANQTPAPVAAPAPVQHPASHPRQRCRDFDEKGYCVRGETCPWDHGINPVVFEGINNSALMMSMREYNPDAPEIWARGGVPPPGAGQGPVPPPSQPGQTTINPFSGNVRPSTLMSGSGPNPMGVPNPADYARNPGAPPQAAMMPFPFNPTAVTTPLQRQLIPIPVVDGAPTGGVAEVGKRRFELEDTVAIADVPTKRKVPINSRLGPRVNPNMQQHNSSLELRKVPRGLNTIAHLNNHFAKFGKIVNIQVSYEGDPEAAIVTFSTHAEANVAYRSTEAVLNNRFIKVFWHNDSSGADVGQMNQMVGGGGGGGRKNASQYHLHNVPAVPTPNADSAKISNANPLTEAGAGNIGTPATEQANTAAPASMRLKLNTATAGSSAGGAAGSGAPGSGRPLNPAANAASIRKKQEEQQKAVHQLANGLRKRKQELLQSYMKQMKTALELVERMDQQDPQRAPTLQTIKVLQMTIDKLRKEIQADQDQLQAQIQQQQQQQQPPVKKTKEQQKKELLDMELELIAQQQEGNDTTAIQKRLEELQRNLGIGPAANNKSPHYAAASGAPGGGAGRKRPNLPEGPTRVDRRPKAIVVTGFAAEEADFVLGHFKNFGEISKHDVDREIPQLILSYATRLNAEQAVLRGKMYKDKRLQISWAPVVTPAPAPMAAPAEKSAGQGAMPVSLENPKQLIQSVSESESLLGSDTLPELRLEDEEEDEESEDRSWRR; via the exons ATGATTCTGGAGAATTCGGATAAGCTCAAGGATTGGCTGAGCGTGGTCTTGGAGCCACT CTGCGATGCGGACTCTTCGGCCTTGGCGCGCTATGTCATCGCGCTGCTTAAGAAGGACAAATCGGATAAAGACCTCAAGCGGATCATGATCGAGCAGCTCGATGTTTTCCTGTCCGAGGAGACGACGCGTTTTGTTGAACGCCTCTTCGATGCCATTGCCAGCGAGGAATACCTGACGGTCCCTGCTGCTCCCCTGATAACGGCCTCCAGTGCATCCACCGCTGAGCTGGAACTCGACCAGGAACTGGCCCTGGCCATTGATGGGGCCCAGGACGACATCGAAGCAGTGTTGGCCGCCGATTCCCCTCCACCGCCTCCTAAAGAAAATGTGATACACACCGATAGCAATCAGGTCAAGTTAGAGCAGGCCAGTCAAGATGCCAGGGAAGCCGAGGCCCTAGCTTTTATCAGCCAGGAAGCCGGTATTGCCATGCACGCCTCTACAGATGCCAAGCTATCCTTTGAT CACAAAACCAAAGACTCTCACAATCAACAGTCCGCCTCCAACTACCAACACCATCATGTGCGCAGTGCCAGCCCACCGGGCAGAAGCAGCGGCATCAGCGGTGGTGGAGGAAGTGGTGCTGGCGGAGCGGGTCTTGCGGCGGGCTATGCTGACAAGGAAAACCAGCCGCGCGACAGTCGACGGCGACGTGCTTCACTACGATCCCGATCCCGCTCCCGTTCGCGTTCTAACGAGCGCACTTTTCGGCGGTCCAGGTCACGCGACCGACGGGTTAACGAGCGCGAGAAAACTCAACGCCAGTTCCGCAATAAATCTCCGCCAGGCTCTCAGGCTGACAATCGCCATCATGGTCGTCGCAACTTTGATCGCCGACGCATCGGAGGTAACGCAGAAGATCGTCCTCGATTTGGAAACAACAAGAGCCGGCGCTCTCACAGTCGGTCAATGTCACCGGAACGAAACGCACGGCGCAACCAGAATTCCCCGGACCGAGTACAAGCAGCCCAAGCTAACCAGACCCCGGCACCAGTGGCGGCCCCAGCGCCCGTTCAGCATCCGGCTTCCCATCCTCGTCAGCGCTGCCGGGACTTTGACGAGAAGGGCTACTGTGTCAGGGGTGAAACATGTCCTTGGGACCACGGCATCAATCCGGTAGTTTTTGAGGGTATCAACAACTCGGCCCTCATGATGTCAATGCGTGAATACAATCCGGATGCGCCTGAAATATGGGCGAGGGGTGGAGTTCCGCCACCAGGAGCTGGTCAGGGACCTGTGCCTCCGCCATCGCAACCGGGACAAACTACCATTAACCCCTTCAGCGGTAATGTTCGACCAAGTACGCTGATGAGCGGCTCTGGGCCCAATCCGATGGGCGTTCCCAATCCCGCTGACTATGCACGCAATCCGGGCGCTCCTCCGCAGGCTGCCATGATGCCATTCCCTTTCAACCCCACTGCGGTGACCACTCCGTTACAGCGGCAACTGATACCTATTCCCGTAGTTGATGGCGCTCCCACGGGTGGCGTTGCTGAGGTTGGTAAGCGACGTTTCGAACTGGAGGATACAGTGGCTATTGCCGATGTGCCCACGAAACGAAAGGTGCCGATCAACAGTCGACTTGGCCCGCGGGTCAATCCCAACATGCAGCAGCATAACAGTTCGCTGGAGCTAAGGAAGGTACCACGCGGACTAAACACCATCGCTCATTTGAACAACCACTTTGCGAAGTTCGGCAAGATTGTTAACATTCAGGTTTCGTACGAAGGCGATCCAGAAGCAGCTATTGTGACTTTCTCCACACATGCTGAAGCAAATGTGGCCTACAGAAGCACGGAGGCTGTGCTAAACAACCGATTTATAAAGGTCTTCTGGCACAACGACAGCAGCGGTGCTGATGTGGGCCAGATGAACCagatggtgggtggtggaggaggcggtgggcGAAAGAACGCAAGCCAGTACCATCTGCATAACGTTCCGGCAGTGCCAACACCCAATGCTGATAGTGCGAAGATCAGCAATGCCAATCCTCTGACTGAGGCGGGAGCTGGTAATATTGGCACCCCTGCGACAGAACAAGCAAACACAGCGGCTCCGGCATCTATGCGTCTTAAGTTAAATACAGCGACAGCTGGCAGctcagctggaggagcagctggtTCGGGAGCACCGGGATCAGGTCGCCCCTTGAACCCTGCTGCCAATGCCGCTAGCATTCGCAAAAaacaggaggagcagcagaaagCAGTTCATCAATTGGCTAACGGCCTGCGCAAACGCAAACAAGAATTGCTCCAGAGCTATATGAAGCAGATGAAGACTGCCCTAGAACTGGTGGAGCGAATGGACCAGCAGGATCCCCAGAGGGCCCCTACTCTGCAGACAATAAAGGTGCTGCAGATGACAATCGACAAACTACGAAAGGAAATCCAGGCCGACCAAGATCAGTTGCAAGCGCAAatccagcaacaacagcagcagcaacagccccCCGTCAAGAAGACCAAGGAGCAGCAAAAGAAGGAATTGCTTGACATGGAGCTAGAGCTAATCGCTCAGCAACAAGAGGGTAACGACACTACAGCCATACAGAAGCGATTGGAGGAGTTACAACGCAACCTAGGTATTGGCCCAGCTGCGAATAACAAGTCTCCACACTATGCTGCTGCTTCCGGGGCACCCGGTGGCGGTGCAGGACGCAAGCGTCCGAATCTGCCGGAGGGACCCACGCGCGTTGATAGGCGACCAAAAGCTATTGTGGTCACTGGCTTTGCGGCCGAAGAGGCGGACTTTGTCCTGGGGCATTTTAAG AACTTTGGCGAGATTTCTAAGCATGATGTAGACCGTGAGATTCCACAGTTAATACTCTCATACGCAACCCGCCTCAATGCCGAACAGGCTGTGCTCCGGGGCAAAATGTACAAAGACAAGCGTCTGCAG ATTTCGTGGGCTCCCGTGGTAACACCCGCACCAGCTCCAATGGCCGCCCCTGCTGAAAAGTCCGCTGGCCAAGGTGCCATGCCCGTTAGCCTAGAGAACCCCAAACAATTAATCCAGTCCGTCAGTGAGAGCGAGAGTCTGTTAGGCAGCGACACGCTGCCAGAGCTGCGCCTGGAagatgaggaggaggacgaggagtcCGAGGATCGATCCTGGCGACGTTGA
- the LOC120445183 gene encoding zinc finger protein swm isoform X1, whose protein sequence is MILENSDKLKDWLSVVLEPLCDADSSALARYVIALLKKDKSDKDLKRIMIEQLDVFLSEETTRFVERLFDAIASEEYLTVPAAPLITASSASTAELELDQELALAIDGAQDDIEAVLAADSPPPPPKENVIHTDSNQVKLEQASQDAREAEALAFISQEAGIAMHASTDAKLSFDQHKTKDSHNQQSASNYQHHHVRSASPPGRSSGISGGGGSGAGGAGLAAGYADKENQPRDSRRRRASLRSRSRSRSRSNERTFRRSRSRDRRVNEREKTQRQFRNKSPPGSQADNRHHGRRNFDRRRIGGNAEDRPRFGNNKSRRSHSRSMSPERNARRNQNSPDRVQAAQANQTPAPVAAPAPVQHPASHPRQRCRDFDEKGYCVRGETCPWDHGINPVVFEGINNSALMMSMREYNPDAPEIWARGGVPPPGAGQGPVPPPSQPGQTTINPFSGNVRPSTLMSGSGPNPMGVPNPADYARNPGAPPQAAMMPFPFNPTAVTTPLQRQLIPIPVVDGAPTGGVAEVGKRRFELEDTVAIADVPTKRKVPINSRLGPRVNPNMQQHNSSLELRKVPRGLNTIAHLNNHFAKFGKIVNIQVSYEGDPEAAIVTFSTHAEANVAYRSTEAVLNNRFIKVFWHNDSSGADVGQMNQMVGGGGGGGRKNASQYHLHNVPAVPTPNADSAKISNANPLTEAGAGNIGTPATEQANTAAPASMRLKLNTATAGSSAGGAAGSGAPGSGRPLNPAANAASIRKKQEEQQKAVHQLANGLRKRKQELLQSYMKQMKTALELVERMDQQDPQRAPTLQTIKVLQMTIDKLRKEIQADQDQLQAQIQQQQQQQQPPVKKTKEQQKKELLDMELELIAQQQEGNDTTAIQKRLEELQRNLGIGPAANNKSPHYAAASGAPGGGAGRKRPNLPEGPTRVDRRPKAIVVTGFAAEEADFVLGHFKNFGEISKHDVDREIPQLILSYATRLNAEQAVLRGKMYKDKRLQISWAPVVTPAPAPMAAPAEKSAGQGAMPVSLENPKQLIQSVSESESLLGSDTLPELRLEDEEEDEESEDRSWRR, encoded by the exons ATGATTCTGGAGAATTCGGATAAGCTCAAGGATTGGCTGAGCGTGGTCTTGGAGCCACT CTGCGATGCGGACTCTTCGGCCTTGGCGCGCTATGTCATCGCGCTGCTTAAGAAGGACAAATCGGATAAAGACCTCAAGCGGATCATGATCGAGCAGCTCGATGTTTTCCTGTCCGAGGAGACGACGCGTTTTGTTGAACGCCTCTTCGATGCCATTGCCAGCGAGGAATACCTGACGGTCCCTGCTGCTCCCCTGATAACGGCCTCCAGTGCATCCACCGCTGAGCTGGAACTCGACCAGGAACTGGCCCTGGCCATTGATGGGGCCCAGGACGACATCGAAGCAGTGTTGGCCGCCGATTCCCCTCCACCGCCTCCTAAAGAAAATGTGATACACACCGATAGCAATCAGGTCAAGTTAGAGCAGGCCAGTCAAGATGCCAGGGAAGCCGAGGCCCTAGCTTTTATCAGCCAGGAAGCCGGTATTGCCATGCACGCCTCTACAGATGCCAAGCTATCCTTTGAT CAGCACAAAACCAAAGACTCTCACAATCAACAGTCCGCCTCCAACTACCAACACCATCATGTGCGCAGTGCCAGCCCACCGGGCAGAAGCAGCGGCATCAGCGGTGGTGGAGGAAGTGGTGCTGGCGGAGCGGGTCTTGCGGCGGGCTATGCTGACAAGGAAAACCAGCCGCGCGACAGTCGACGGCGACGTGCTTCACTACGATCCCGATCCCGCTCCCGTTCGCGTTCTAACGAGCGCACTTTTCGGCGGTCCAGGTCACGCGACCGACGGGTTAACGAGCGCGAGAAAACTCAACGCCAGTTCCGCAATAAATCTCCGCCAGGCTCTCAGGCTGACAATCGCCATCATGGTCGTCGCAACTTTGATCGCCGACGCATCGGAGGTAACGCAGAAGATCGTCCTCGATTTGGAAACAACAAGAGCCGGCGCTCTCACAGTCGGTCAATGTCACCGGAACGAAACGCACGGCGCAACCAGAATTCCCCGGACCGAGTACAAGCAGCCCAAGCTAACCAGACCCCGGCACCAGTGGCGGCCCCAGCGCCCGTTCAGCATCCGGCTTCCCATCCTCGTCAGCGCTGCCGGGACTTTGACGAGAAGGGCTACTGTGTCAGGGGTGAAACATGTCCTTGGGACCACGGCATCAATCCGGTAGTTTTTGAGGGTATCAACAACTCGGCCCTCATGATGTCAATGCGTGAATACAATCCGGATGCGCCTGAAATATGGGCGAGGGGTGGAGTTCCGCCACCAGGAGCTGGTCAGGGACCTGTGCCTCCGCCATCGCAACCGGGACAAACTACCATTAACCCCTTCAGCGGTAATGTTCGACCAAGTACGCTGATGAGCGGCTCTGGGCCCAATCCGATGGGCGTTCCCAATCCCGCTGACTATGCACGCAATCCGGGCGCTCCTCCGCAGGCTGCCATGATGCCATTCCCTTTCAACCCCACTGCGGTGACCACTCCGTTACAGCGGCAACTGATACCTATTCCCGTAGTTGATGGCGCTCCCACGGGTGGCGTTGCTGAGGTTGGTAAGCGACGTTTCGAACTGGAGGATACAGTGGCTATTGCCGATGTGCCCACGAAACGAAAGGTGCCGATCAACAGTCGACTTGGCCCGCGGGTCAATCCCAACATGCAGCAGCATAACAGTTCGCTGGAGCTAAGGAAGGTACCACGCGGACTAAACACCATCGCTCATTTGAACAACCACTTTGCGAAGTTCGGCAAGATTGTTAACATTCAGGTTTCGTACGAAGGCGATCCAGAAGCAGCTATTGTGACTTTCTCCACACATGCTGAAGCAAATGTGGCCTACAGAAGCACGGAGGCTGTGCTAAACAACCGATTTATAAAGGTCTTCTGGCACAACGACAGCAGCGGTGCTGATGTGGGCCAGATGAACCagatggtgggtggtggaggaggcggtgggcGAAAGAACGCAAGCCAGTACCATCTGCATAACGTTCCGGCAGTGCCAACACCCAATGCTGATAGTGCGAAGATCAGCAATGCCAATCCTCTGACTGAGGCGGGAGCTGGTAATATTGGCACCCCTGCGACAGAACAAGCAAACACAGCGGCTCCGGCATCTATGCGTCTTAAGTTAAATACAGCGACAGCTGGCAGctcagctggaggagcagctggtTCGGGAGCACCGGGATCAGGTCGCCCCTTGAACCCTGCTGCCAATGCCGCTAGCATTCGCAAAAaacaggaggagcagcagaaagCAGTTCATCAATTGGCTAACGGCCTGCGCAAACGCAAACAAGAATTGCTCCAGAGCTATATGAAGCAGATGAAGACTGCCCTAGAACTGGTGGAGCGAATGGACCAGCAGGATCCCCAGAGGGCCCCTACTCTGCAGACAATAAAGGTGCTGCAGATGACAATCGACAAACTACGAAAGGAAATCCAGGCCGACCAAGATCAGTTGCAAGCGCAAatccagcaacaacagcagcagcaacagccccCCGTCAAGAAGACCAAGGAGCAGCAAAAGAAGGAATTGCTTGACATGGAGCTAGAGCTAATCGCTCAGCAACAAGAGGGTAACGACACTACAGCCATACAGAAGCGATTGGAGGAGTTACAACGCAACCTAGGTATTGGCCCAGCTGCGAATAACAAGTCTCCACACTATGCTGCTGCTTCCGGGGCACCCGGTGGCGGTGCAGGACGCAAGCGTCCGAATCTGCCGGAGGGACCCACGCGCGTTGATAGGCGACCAAAAGCTATTGTGGTCACTGGCTTTGCGGCCGAAGAGGCGGACTTTGTCCTGGGGCATTTTAAG AACTTTGGCGAGATTTCTAAGCATGATGTAGACCGTGAGATTCCACAGTTAATACTCTCATACGCAACCCGCCTCAATGCCGAACAGGCTGTGCTCCGGGGCAAAATGTACAAAGACAAGCGTCTGCAG ATTTCGTGGGCTCCCGTGGTAACACCCGCACCAGCTCCAATGGCCGCCCCTGCTGAAAAGTCCGCTGGCCAAGGTGCCATGCCCGTTAGCCTAGAGAACCCCAAACAATTAATCCAGTCCGTCAGTGAGAGCGAGAGTCTGTTAGGCAGCGACACGCTGCCAGAGCTGCGCCTGGAagatgaggaggaggacgaggagtcCGAGGATCGATCCTGGCGACGTTGA
- the LOC120444333 gene encoding DNA topoisomerase 3-alpha, whose translation MKAVLTCFRPVFDSHRRYCANPGQAMKYLNVAEKNDAAKTIAGLLSNGAARRREGYSVYNKVFDFEAPVRGQNAKMVMTSVSGHLMQLAFQVSYKNWKTVDPRSLFDAPVKKGVSSDYEPIKRTLEREVRGCQGLIVWTDCDREGENIGYEIIDVCRAIKPNISVYRATFSEITSVAVRRALQQLGQPDKRQSDAVDVRTELDLRTGAAITRFQTMRLQRLFPEKIADKLISYGSCQIPTLGFVAERYKEIEAFVSEPFWKIKVLHTIDDLTVEFNWARNRLFDKEACENYLLLCLAEPEPRALVESVTVKPKHKWRPTPLDTVEMEKLGSRKLKLSAKETMTVAEKLYSKGFISYPRTETNQFSKEFALAPLVEMQTGHRDWGAFAQRVIEWGPNPRNGNKSDQAHPPIHPTKLAENLQGNEARVYELVVRHFLACVSKDAVGSETLVHIDIAGEKFTANGLVIHERNYLDVYVYDKWSAKQIHHYENGQRFEPTEVSLHEGATTAPPLLTEADLIALMEKHGIGTDATHAEHINTIKERGYIGVLDKGFLVPGVIGMGLYEGYDAMELTLAKPKLRAEFESDLKLICQGQKDPKMVLTEQIAKYKQSYQQITEKITAMDAKISARINETPTANSSGQVGEDVGGPSQGTMQSIFQCPKCNEAPLALKPKKNQQGWYIGCNNFPDCKNVVWLPTECKDVSVLSECCPTCGDGYRMLKFRLSTPYYRGVFNTPHGWYKTCLPCDNLFRTTFNINLDSVKKVGGIVGEVRGGGWGPGPGPGGGGGGYGGGGGSGGGGGSGGGGGSGGGRGSGGWGSGPGGAGLGGGGHTSVSENSRGNPATERGKKPNSESKKPATKKPPIEPKPKTKEPKTTAKKKASSKSSGSIRSYFTNAATTNSSNNGLDEFFDSNDGFEDAMLAAAESVESSTSQPKTVSMVPLDDDIAAAFAAEDDAEFEALVNGATLQANSNLDLDKSLSEWVQEQNKAEEMPMIWGTRERTSFSTTAPTPPPKPAAKRPRWDSAEWDTTPPSSAPELGTVLCTGCQQPARQNTVRKNGPNLGRQYFKCPKADECNFFQWADEPSSSAKSQNSSGNAQPSTTSWGSNRVVTLPSIQHSNSQRGQSSTRSNSSSTVTITQTKNKQQERNTTTAVDGEEVKCNCGQLARKLTVRKDGPNQGRPFYACPTREKSCGFFKWGDEDQNQSVTSTSWGSTIRNPPGGSHPTASTSDGPKMRRCGLCRKEGHVRTKCPRKNDFDM comes from the exons atgaaaGCGGTCTTAACATGTTTTCGCCCTGTCTTCGATTCACACAGAAGATACTGCGCTAATCCCGGCCAGGCCATGAAGTACCTGAACGTGGCGGAGAAGAACGACGCCGCCAAAACGATTGCTGGCTTGCTGTCCAATGGCGCCGCGCGAAGG CGAGAAGGGTACTCGGTGTACAACAAGGTGTTCGACTTCGAGGCACCTGTGCGCGGTCAGAATGCCAAAATGGTTATGACCTCCGTATCCGGCCACCTGATGCAGTTGGCATTCCAGGTGTCGtacaaaaattggaaaacgGTGGATCCGCGCTCTTTATTCGACGCGCCGGTGAAGAAGGGCGTGAGCTCAGATTATGAACCCATCAAAAGGACCTTGGAGCGCGAGGTCCGCGGCTGCCAGGGATTGATTGTCTGGACGGATTGCGATCGCGAGGGTGAGAACATTGGTTACGAGATAATTGACGTGTGTCGCGCTATCAAACCGAATATTTCGGTTTATCGTGCCACTTTCTCGGAGATTACCTCTGTGGCGGTGCGTCGGGCTTTGCAGCAACTGGGTCAGCCGGACAAAAGGCAGAGCGATGCAGTGGACGTGCGCACGGAACTGGATTTGCGAACTGGTGCCGCCATCACCCGATTTCAGACAATGCGCCTACAACGTCTGTTCCCGGAAAAGATAGCGGATAAGCTCATCTCTTATGGAAGTTGCCAAATTCCCACTCTGGGATTCGTCGCCGAGCGGTACAAGGAGATTGAGGCCTTTGTATCCGAGCCATTTTGGAAGATTAAGG TTCTACACACAATTGATGATCTAACGGTGGAGTTTAATTGGGCCCGAAACCGACTATTCGATAAGGAAGCTTGTGAAAACTATCTGCTCCTTTGCCTGGCCGAGCCGGAACCTAGGGCACTCGTGGAGAGCGTTACCGTTAAGCCCAAACACAAATGGCGACCCACTCCGCTGGATacagtggaaatggaaaagcttGGCTCAAGAAAACTCAAGCTATCTGCCAAGGAGACGATGACTGTAGCCGAAAAACTATATAGCAAGGGTTTCATCAGCTATCCCCGTACGGAAACCAACCAGTTCTCCAAGGAGTTCGCTCTAGCGCCACTAGTTGAAATGCAAACGGGTCACCGCGACTGGGGAGCATTTGCCCAACGGGTGATTGAGTGGGGACCAAATCCTCGAAACGGTAACAAGTCAGATCAGGCCCATCCTCCCATTCATCCGACAAAGTTGGCAGAAA ACCTGCAGGGAAACGAGGCGCGTGTGTACGAACTGGTCGTCCGGCACTTCCTCGCCTGCGTCAGTAAAGACGCCGTCGGCTCTGAAACCCTTGTCCACATCGATATTGCCGGTGAGAAGTTCACGGCCAACGGTCTGGTTATTCACGAGCGAAACTACCTggatgtttatgtttatgacAAGTGGAGTGCAAAGCAGATCCATCACTATGAAAACGGGCAGCGTTTTGAGCCAACGGAAGTGTCACTCCACGAAGGTGCCACCACTGCCCCGCCCCTGCTGACTGAAGCGGATCTGATTGCACTTATGGAAAAGCATGGGATTGGTACAGATGCCACACACGCTGAGCACATAAATACGATCAAGGAACGCGGCTACATTGGGGTGCTGGACAAGGGCTTTTTGGTACCTGGAGTTATAGGAATGGGACTATATGAGGGATACGATGCCATGGAACTGACTCTTGCAAAGCCAAAACTTCGTGCTGAGTTTGAATCGGACCTGAAACTAATTTGTCAGGGGCAGAAAGATCCCAAGATGGTCCTGACAGAACAGATCGCCAAGTATAAGCAGTCCTATCAGCAGATTACCGAAAAGATTACAGCCATGGACGCCAAGATATCGGCTCGCATCAATGAGACACCAACGGCGAATTCTTCGGGTCAGGTAGGAGAGGATGTAGGTGGTCCGAGTCAAGGCACTATGCAATCGATCTTCCAGTGCCCAAAGTGCAATGAGGCTCCACTGGCGCTCAAGCCAAAGAAGAACCAGCAGGGCTGGTATATTGGCTGCAATAATTTTCCCGACTGCAAAAACGTAGTCTGGCTTCCGACAGAGTGCAAGGACGTTTCCGTGCTTAGCGAGTGCTGTCCCACCTGCGGAGATGGATACAGAATGCTTAAGTTCCGTTTAAGCACGCCATACTATCGCGGTGTTTTCAATACGCCCCACGGTTGGTACAAGACCTGCCTGCCCTGCGATAATCTATTTCGCACCACGTTCAACATTAATTTGGATTCGGTTAAGAAAGTGGGTGGCATTGTAGGTGAGGTGCGAGGTGGAGGTTGGGGTCCAGGACCAGGACCTGGAGGCGGGGGCGGGGGCTATGGCGGAGGAGGGGGCTCTGGCGGAGGAGGGGGCTctggcggaggaggcggcTCTGGCGGAGGAAGGGGCTCTGGAGGATGGGGCAGCGGACCTGGTGGTGCTGGTTTGGGCGGGGGCGGCCATACCTCGGTTTCTGAAAATAGTCGCGGGAACCCTGCAACAGAAAGAGGAAAGAAACCTAACAGCGAATCTAAAAAACCAGCTACTAAAAAACCTCCAATCgagccaaagccaaagacGAAAGAGCCAAAAACaactgccaaaaaaaaagcaagcaGCAAATCGTCTGGCAGCATACGCAGCTACTTTACAAATGCAGCGACTACGAATTCTTCCAACAATGGACTAGATGAATTTTTCGATAGTAACGATGGCTTTGAGGACGCCATGTTGGCTGCTGCTGAATCCGTGGAATCGAGTACAAGCCAACCCAAAACAGTCAGTATGGTCCCTCTGGATGACGACATAGCTGCCGCGTTTGCTGCAGAAGATGATGCTGAATTTGAGGCGTTGGTCAACGGCGCAACCCTGCAGGCGAACTCTAATCTGGACCTGGACAAAAGCCTTTCGGAATGGGTACAGGAGCAGAACAAAGCGGAGGAGATGCCCATGATTTGGGGAACTCGGGAGCGAACGTCGTTCAGTACTACTGCTCCCACTCCTCCTCCGAAACCGGCAGCTAAACGACCGAGATGGGACAGTGCAGAATGGGATACCACACCACCCTCTTCGGCTCCTGAACTAGGAACAGTGCTGTGTACCGGATGTCAGCAGCCAGCTCGCCAGAACACTGTTCGTAAGAATGGACCCAACCTAGGCAGGCAGTACTTCAAGTGTCCCAAAGCGGATGAATGTAACTTCTTTCAGTGGGCTGATGAGCCCTCGTCGTCCGCCAAAAGCCAGAATTCCTCTGGCAATGCCCAACCAAGTACCACCTCTTGGGGCTCCAATCGGGTGGTTACACTGCCAAGCATTCAGCATAGCAACTCACAGCGTGGCCAATCATCTACACGATCAAACTCGAGTAGTACTGTCACTATTACTCAAACGAAAAATAAGCAGCAGGAGAGGAATACCACGACTGCAGTCGACGGAGAGGAGGTTAAATGCAACTGTGGGCAGTTGGCTAGAAAGCTGACGGTCCGAAAAGATGGACCAAACCAGGGTAGACCCTTTTATGCCTGTCCTACGCGGGAAAAGTCATGCGGTTTCTTTAAATGGGGAGATGAGGACCAAAACCAGAGTGTTACCAGCACGTCTTGGGGGTCGACTATTCGGAATCCTCCTGGAGGCAGTCATCCCACAGCTTCTACGTCTGATGGTCCTAAGATGCGTCGATGTGGTCTTTGTCGCAAGGAGGGACACGTCAGAACTAAGTGTCCACGCAAGAATGACTTTGATATGTAG